Below is a genomic region from Listeria swaminathanii.
TCAGCGGCTACTGCTTAAACACCAAAGATCTAAACGAAGAACAAAAAATGGAACTTTGCCAAAGAATGTTCCACGAAAAATTAATCGGTTAAAAATAAAAAAGCACCAAATCTGCGAAAAACAGATTTGGTGCTTTTTTTATGCGTTTGAAACTTCCGCCGCGTAAGCTCCTGCCGTATGCCCAGTCACTAGCGCGCAAGTAATATTATATCCGCCTGTATAGCCATTGATATCAAGTATTTCCCCGCAGAAAAATAGTCCTTCCATCAACTTCGACTGCATCTCTTTCGGCTTGATTTCCTTCACAGAAACCCCACCACCAGTTACAAATGCCTTTTCAAAATCAAGCGTACCATTCACCTCAAAAGTGAAATCTTTTAATAACTGAATAAACTGCTCGATTTTTTTCGGACTCACTTGTTTATATTCAGCCGTTTCATCTAGTTCTGCTTTTTCAAGTAAAAACAACAACATTTTCTCTTGTAAAAGCGAACTTAAAGAATTTTTCAATGCTTTCTTCGGATTTTCCTCTAATAATTTATACACATCTTTTGCAAGTTCCCCAGCTGACACATTCGGGAATAAATCAAGACGCATCTTCACCGTACCCGCGCCCGTTTTCTTTAATTCGCGAAGCACAAACATGCTACAACGAAGCGCTGCTGGCCCTGACACACCAAAGTGCGTAAAAATCATATCCATTTGATGGGTAATAATCGGCTTGCCTTTTGCATTTAAAACCGATAGTGAAATATCTCTAAGCGACGTCCCTTGTAGCACTTTTTGCTTGATAAAAGGTTCGCTCGAAGTAATCGGCACTTCTGTCGGATATAGCTCTGTGATAGTATGTCCCGCTTTTTTCGCCCAAGCGTATCCGTCACCAGTCGAGCCTGTCCGAGGAACAGATTTACCGCCAACTGCGACAATTACCGCGCTAGCTGAAATCTCTTGGCCGTCTTTGAGCGTCACACCTTTAACATGTCCATCCTCGTAATCAACTTGTTTTACAGCTGTTTGCATGTAGATTTTCACGCCAAGCTTTTCCATCCGCTGAATCATCGCCTCAGCAACAGAACGCGCGCTATTCGATACAGGAAACATTCTGCCGTGGTCTTCTTCTTTTAGAGCCACCCCAAGCTTCTCAAAAAAGCGAATAATATCTTCATTATCAAACGCATGAAACGCACTATATAAAAAGCGACCATTGCCAGGAATATGCTTAATAATTTCTTCTGCTGGTCGTCTGTTCGTTACATTACAACGTCCGCCACCAGACATAATTAATTTACGTCCCAGTTTTGGCCCTTTTTCAATTAATAGTACTCGTTTATTTTTCTCTGCTGCACTGATTGCCGCCATAAGTCCAGATGGCCCGCCACCAATGACAATTACATCATAATCCATTGTCCCGCTCCTTTACTTTATCCGTGTTTAAGTATAGCAAGCATTCGTCTCACTGCCAAGCCTTTTTCACCAAACAAAAACCTGAGAAAGCTCTCAGGTTTGTTTTAAAATCTAATTTCGATTCATATTCGTAAAAATAAGTAGTAATCTTAGAAGTTCCAGTACAGCTACAGCCATTGCAGCAACATACGTCATTGCAGCGGCACTTAGTACTTTTTTCGCTTGTGGAAGTTCTGATGATGCAACCAGTCCACCGCTCTCTAATTGAACGAGTGCTCGTTTACTAGCGTCAAATTCAACTGGCAATGTAATTAATTGGAAAAGTACTCCTACAGCCATCAAAATAATCCCTAGTAACATGAAACTAGCAAAGTTTGCGAGCATTCCGATAATCAAGAACACCCAAGAAATATTGGAACTAAACATCGTTATCGGAACAAGCGCCGAACGAAAACGCATAAACGCATAATCTTGTTGATCTTGAATCGCGTGTCCTACTTCATGGGCTGCAACTGCTGCCCCGGCGATAGAACGTCCGCGGAAGTTAGCTTCTGAAAGGAAAACAGCTTTTTTTCTAGGATCGTAGTGGTCACTTAACATTCCTTTCGTTTCATGGACAGGAACATTTGTTAAACCATTTGTATCCAAAATACGACGTGCAACCTCCGCACCAGTTAAACCATTTGCTACACCAACTTTGGAATAGTGTGCATAGGTAGTTTTAACTCGATACTGCGCCCAAAGTGGGATTGCCGCAACGATGATAAAATAAATAATATACTGACTAAACGACATCTAATCATCTTCCTCCTACTACTTTTTTTCAGTGAATATCCTTATCTCTTAGTATAAATTAACTACCACTAAGACTCAACCTCTTTCCCTCATCATGAGGAAATTCTAATGTAAGGTGGCCTTTTTTTATGGTTTTTTCATATACAAACCATAAAACCACAACCGTTAACCAAAAAGTTGCGTAGCCAATTTCCGGCAAGAATTTTTCTAACCCCATATAAATCGGCATTTGACCAAATAAATAATCAATGACATCATTATGAAACACCCAGACAGCTGCAATCATAAAATGACCAATCCGAAAACGATAGAACGGCGCATAAAGAATACCTTCCACTGCCATAAAACCATGCGTCAAAATTAACACAACAGAGCCCCAAACTAGCATTCCTTGATCAACCATATAAAAAACATTCATACCAACTGCCCACAAACCATATTTCACTAAACAAACAAATCCGAGCGCCTCCATCAAAGGCCAGTGCTTTTTCCCAATAAAAGCAACTAGCGCCAAAGTAAAGAACAGAATTGCCGTTGGACTATCTGGCACAAACAGCCAAAAACGAGGCTCTGTCATTTGTAATTGTGGTAAATACCATATGTATCCATAAATCGCTCCAAGTAAATTCCCGAAAAAAAGCACTCGTAAAAAGGCTCGATTTGCGAGTAAACTATATAACAATGTATCCAGCTCCTTAAAAAAATCCTAGCAAAGCAAGGAAACGATGCGCTTTTTACACCATTCCCCTACTCACTAGGATTTATCCCTTATTCTTTTTCCGTATCCATTTGCTGTAAAATTCGAACTAGCTTATGAAAAGTTGCTTCATCACGTGTATCAAGCGCCTCATCGATTTGTTGTAATACTTTCTCTCTTGAAAATTGGTGCACAGATTGATAAATAAGCGCATCGGCCATTTCTTTTTCCTCATCTGCAAGCTTCAAAGCCGCAAAAGGATTATCTTCACGAACAAGCGCGTATTCTGGTGAAGTCATCGCCTCTTCAAAAT
It encodes:
- a CDS encoding NAD(P)/FAD-dependent oxidoreductase, which produces MDYDVIVIGGGPSGLMAAISAAEKNKRVLLIEKGPKLGRKLIMSGGGRCNVTNRRPAEEIIKHIPGNGRFLYSAFHAFDNEDIIRFFEKLGVALKEEDHGRMFPVSNSARSVAEAMIQRMEKLGVKIYMQTAVKQVDYEDGHVKGVTLKDGQEISASAVIVAVGGKSVPRTGSTGDGYAWAKKAGHTITELYPTEVPITSSEPFIKQKVLQGTSLRDISLSVLNAKGKPIITHQMDMIFTHFGVSGPAALRCSMFVLRELKKTGAGTVKMRLDLFPNVSAGELAKDVYKLLEENPKKALKNSLSSLLQEKMLLFLLEKAELDETAEYKQVSPKKIEQFIQLLKDFTFEVNGTLDFEKAFVTGGGVSVKEIKPKEMQSKLMEGLFFCGEILDINGYTGGYNITCALVTGHTAGAYAAEVSNA
- a CDS encoding zinc metallopeptidase — encoded protein: MSFSQYIIYFIIVAAIPLWAQYRVKTTYAHYSKVGVANGLTGAEVARRILDTNGLTNVPVHETKGMLSDHYDPRKKAVFLSEANFRGRSIAGAAVAAHEVGHAIQDQQDYAFMRFRSALVPITMFSSNISWVFLIIGMLANFASFMLLGIILMAVGVLFQLITLPVEFDASKRALVQLESGGLVASSELPQAKKVLSAAAMTYVAAMAVAVLELLRLLLIFTNMNRN
- a CDS encoding DUF1405 domain-containing protein, translating into MLYSLLANRAFLRVLFFGNLLGAIYGYIWYLPQLQMTEPRFWLFVPDSPTAILFFTLALVAFIGKKHWPLMEALGFVCLVKYGLWAVGMNVFYMVDQGMLVWGSVVLILTHGFMAVEGILYAPFYRFRIGHFMIAAVWVFHNDVIDYLFGQMPIYMGLEKFLPEIGYATFWLTVVVLWFVYEKTIKKGHLTLEFPHDEGKRLSLSGS